From Oncorhynchus keta strain PuntledgeMale-10-30-2019 chromosome 25, Oket_V2, whole genome shotgun sequence, one genomic window encodes:
- the LOC118374544 gene encoding alpha-(1,3)-fucosyltransferase 7-like produces the protein MAASMPLFLSGIMIFSISLYLLHKRLQAEIGTTHQHQLRNLTILLWHWPFSRPYSLEGDVFSDEYSIPGCLLSDNTSLYPQADVVVFHHHELRTGRSALPLHLPRPASQRWLWLSLEPPVNNGNLTQYKGLFNWTMSYRADADVPMPYGKTVEVPPNSNSSSYVIPKKGACLASWVVSNYSPDHARSQVYQSLRKYIPIEVYGHWLKRPLTDQSLIPTIGRCNFYLAFENSVAIDYITEKLWRNAYQAGAVPVVLGPSRSNYEALVPSGSFIHVSDFSSTERLAAFLQQLATDRGRYEAYFKWRQTHEIKTYTDWRERLCNICIIYHRLPAKKVYYDLDGWANR, from the coding sequence ATGGCTGCCTCCATGCCCCTGTTCCTCTCCGGCATCATGATCTTCAGCATCTCCTTGTACTTGCTCCACAAGAGGCTGCAGGCTGAGATAGGGACCACTCATCAACACCAACTCAGGAACCTCACCATTCTGCTGTGGCACTGGCCCTTCAGCCGCCCCTACAGCCTGGAGGGAGACGTTTTCAGCGACGAGTACAGTATCCCAGGCTGCCTCCTCAGTGACAACACCTCCCTGTACCCTCAGGCAGACGTGGTGGTCTTCCACCACCATGAGCTGAGGACGGGTCGCTCCGccctgcctctccatctcccacggCCGGCCTCCCAGCgctggctctggctctccctgGAGCCCCCGGTGAACAACGGCAACCTGACCCAATACAAAGGACTGTTCAACTGGACCATGAGCTACCGAGCAGACGCTGATGTACCAATGCCCTATGGGAAGACGGTCGAAGTTCCACcaaacagcaacagcagcagctatGTGATCCCTAAGAAAGGGGCTTGCCTGGCCAGCTGGGTGGTCAGCAACTACAGCCCTGACCATGCCAGGAGTCAAGTCTACCAGAGCCTAAGGAAGTACATTCCTATAGAGGTGTATGGCCACTGGCTAAAGAGGCCACTGACCGACCAAAGTCTGATACCCACCATTGGCCGCTGTAACTTCTACCTGGCCTTTGAGAATTCGGTGGCCATAGACTACATCACTGAGAAGCTGTGGAGGAATGCCTACCAAGCAGGGGCAGTACCCGTGGTTCTGGGGCCCTCTCGGTCTAACTATGAGGCCTTGGTGCCCTCAGGCTCGTTCATCCATGTCAGTGACTTCAGCAGCACAGAGCGGCTGGCTGCCTTCCTACAGCAGCTGGCCACAGACAGAGGGCGTTATGAGGCTTACTTCAAGTGGCGTCAGACCCATGAAATCAAGACATAcacagactggagagagaggctcTGTAATATCTGTATCATCTATCACAGACTGCCAGCTAAAAAGGTGTACTATGATCTGGATGGATGGGCCAATAGATAA